The genomic region GTGCCATAAAATCCCATCCTGATGGCTTTGGTCAATTCTATACTCTAGCCGAGACACTTGTGGATCTTCCAGACTATAGAGGAAGTAGTTTTAGTTGGGGAGATTCACGTATTTACCAATGTGCACAACGACAATGCGGCACTGGGAATCTAGAAACTTGGGTAAAAGTGGGAACGAACCATCATTTGACACACGTTATAGATCAACTCGGGCTGTAGCTTGCTGCTGGCCGCCAATCATCCCGCTCTAGCAATCTTAACCTTACCACAGTAGCAAGTTTTGTTGGTGGCAGCGCGTCAGTCAGTCTCTTCCAAATCAGCCGCCGTGGTTTAGAATTGTACCCCTGACTCAATCCGAGTTGCTGCAACACTGCCAGTGCTTCATCCCGCCACAGTAGCTGCACGAGCGCTTCAGAATCTCGCATAGGATTTCTGCTTTTCTTCTGTACATGAGCAAGCCTTAGACGATTACCTTGTCGACGAACAACCTGTATGCCCCACCAACTTGGTACAATTCTGGTAACACCATCAAGATGCTCAGGTGCGGTGATTATGGTGGCATAATCAAGTACACGAGAAAAT from Deltaproteobacteria bacterium harbors:
- a CDS encoding sce7726 family protein, whose protein sequence is MVLVTNSTRLGFGEPLCDAQIRSELGARLHRRYCGNPKIRVIHELGILQGQARVDLAVINGSIHGYEIKSERDTLDRLPSQVAAFSRVLDYATIITAPEHLDGVTRIVPSWWGIQVVRRQGNRLRLAHVQKKSRNPMRDSEALVQLLWRDEALAVLQQLGLSQGYNSKPRRLIWKRLTDALPPTKLATVVRLRLLERDDWRPAASYSPS